Proteins from one Patescibacteria group bacterium genomic window:
- a CDS encoding ComF family protein: MSNFKELFYDLIFPKKCIGCGAEGNWLCRDCFEKIVIVRQPFCPNCQKLTKSGQYCSRCRVRQSLTGVIIAAHYENPLKEAIHKFKYEKLTELSDPFLEILITRLEAGFPVGKLVLVPVPLTKKRESERGYNQAEILANLLAEAFEIPTINNLLVRIKEKPSQVSLRGEERRKNVLGIFAVRGETAKIKNKTILLVDDVMTTGATLNECAQVLKSAEAKNVWGVVIAKA; this comes from the coding sequence ATGTCAAATTTTAAAGAATTGTTTTATGATTTAATTTTTCCCAAAAAATGTATAGGCTGTGGAGCGGAAGGGAATTGGTTATGTCGGGATTGTTTTGAAAAAATTGTGATCGTGCGCCAGCCCTTTTGTCCCAATTGCCAAAAACTGACAAAATCTGGCCAATATTGTTCAAGATGCCGGGTTCGGCAGTCTTTGACCGGAGTAATAATCGCGGCTCATTATGAAAACCCGCTCAAGGAAGCGATCCACAAATTTAAATATGAGAAATTGACTGAGTTGTCAGATCCTTTTTTGGAGATTCTGATTACTCGACTTGAAGCGGGATTTCCGGTCGGAAAATTGGTTTTGGTGCCGGTGCCGTTAACCAAAAAAAGAGAATCGGAAAGAGGGTATAATCAAGCGGAAATTTTGGCAAATTTATTAGCCGAAGCTTTTGAAATTCCCACGATAAATAACTTATTGGTTAGGATTAAAGAAAAGCCGAGTCAGGTAAGCTTGAGAGGTGAAGAGCGGCGGAAAAATGTATTGGGGATTTTTGCGGTTCGGGGCGAGACGGCGAAAATTAAAAATAAAACAATTTTGTTGGTTGATGACGTGATGACTACTGGCGCGACCTTAAATGAATGTGCTCAGGTGCTTAAAAGCGCCGAGGCTAAAAATGTTTGGGGAGTAGTGATTGCTAAAGCCTGA
- a CDS encoding radical SAM protein, translated as MIVNPPSPNHEKYVREGRCEQRASSFQYLMVPISLPSIAGLLRENGIEVKVLDSMAEDLDSKKAIRAIKKFQPNLIIINLATVTYYGDRIFIAKVKKNQPKTHLTAIGIHVTSLPLKTLKDTALDSIIRGEPEMTSLELALSLRDKKSLKKVKGLSFKSNPSFISNVDRPFIENLDLLPFPARDLIKNRRYKMPVYNRPYTLVITSRGCPNNCSFCTASLYYGSKIRMRSVKNVLDEVEEILKVYKIKDITFWADSFTFDRNYVFRLCEGIKKRKLKFRWMANSRVDRINPKMLKAMKETGCQVVSYGVESGVQKILNRVGKNITLAQIRQAFKWTRAAKLESAAYIIFGLPGETKQTIKKTMKLVKEINPDYVQFYSAIPYPGTRFHDEAAKKGWITAKSWADYEQGKNIISTPQLSVEDLAKFRKKAYLQFYLRPTYILHSMKKFVKNPKDFWPFLKQGISFFKDWAEK; from the coding sequence ATGATTGTCAATCCGCCTAGCCCAAATCACGAAAAATATGTTAGAGAAGGCCGATGTGAACAGCGTGCTTCGTCTTTTCAATATCTGATGGTACCGATTTCTCTGCCATCGATTGCCGGCCTTTTGCGCGAAAATGGGATTGAGGTTAAAGTTTTAGACTCAATGGCCGAAGATTTGGACTCGAAAAAAGCAATTAGAGCGATTAAAAAATTTCAACCGAATTTAATTATTATAAATCTCGCCACTGTTACCTATTATGGGGATCGAATTTTTATTGCCAAGGTCAAAAAAAATCAGCCCAAGACGCACTTAACCGCCATTGGCATTCATGTCACCAGCCTTCCTTTAAAAACCCTAAAAGATACTGCGCTGGATTCGATTATTAGAGGAGAACCGGAAATGACTTCGCTCGAGCTCGCGCTTTCCCTGCGTGATAAAAAATCTTTGAAAAAGGTTAAGGGGCTCAGTTTTAAGAGTAACCCGTCATTTATTAGCAATGTGGACCGGCCCTTTATCGAAAATTTAGATCTTTTACCCTTTCCTGCTCGAGACTTAATTAAAAATCGACGCTACAAAATGCCGGTCTATAACCGACCCTATACCTTAGTCATTACCTCCCGCGGCTGTCCAAATAATTGTAGTTTTTGCACCGCCAGCCTATATTATGGCTCAAAAATTAGGATGAGGAGCGTTAAAAATGTCTTAGATGAAGTTGAAGAAATTCTCAAAGTTTATAAAATTAAAGATATTACTTTTTGGGCGGATTCTTTTACTTTTGACCGAAATTATGTTTTTAGATTATGTGAAGGTATTAAAAAAAGGAAGCTGAAATTTCGCTGGATGGCAAATTCGCGCGTGGACAGAATTAATCCTAAAATGTTAAAAGCGATGAAAGAAACCGGCTGCCAGGTTGTCTCATATGGAGTCGAATCAGGTGTTCAAAAGATTTTAAACCGCGTTGGCAAAAATATCACTTTGGCGCAAATCAGGCAAGCTTTTAAATGGACTAGGGCTGCCAAACTTGAAAGTGCCGCTTATATTATTTTTGGCTTGCCGGGCGAAACCAAACAAACCATTAAAAAAACCATGAAATTGGTTAAGGAAATAAATCCAGACTATGTCCAATTTTATTCCGCTATTCCATATCCCGGGACTCGCTTTCACGACGAAGCCGCTAAAAAAGGCTGGATCACCGCTAAAAGCTGGGCGGATTATGAACAAGGAAAAAATATCATTTCGACTCCGCAGTTATCAGTTGAAGATCTCGCGAAATTCCGCAAAAAAGCTTATTTACAATTTTACTTAAGGCCAACCTATATTTTGCATAGTATGAAAAAATTTGTTAAAAATCCGAAAGATTTTTGGCCATTTTTAAAACAGGGTATTAGTTTTTTCAAAGACTGGGCTGAAAAATAA
- a CDS encoding GtrA family protein yields MVKMIMSKQFLKYIMVGGLATLLDFIFLYILVEFVHLHYLLAAIISIVVIVWISFSLNKFWTFANSEKKYFQQFIKYIISHSVGLAINLLILASLVQFFHLWYLFAKIFATFAAAVTNFWLVKRFIFLAKDDKFNHI; encoded by the coding sequence ATGGTAAAAATGATTATGTCAAAACAATTTTTAAAATACATTATGGTCGGGGGTTTGGCGACTTTATTGGATTTCATTTTTCTTTATATTTTAGTTGAATTTGTCCATCTTCATTATTTGCTGGCAGCGATTATTTCAATTGTGGTGATAGTTTGGATTAGTTTTAGCTTGAATAAATTTTGGACTTTTGCTAATTCTGAAAAAAAATATTTTCAGCAGTTTATAAAATATATTATTTCTCATAGCGTTGGTTTAGCAATTAATTTATTAATTCTGGCGTCATTGGTACAGTTTTTTCATTTATGGTATCTTTTTGCTAAAATATTCGCCACATTTGCTGCGGCGGTCACTAATTTTTGGTTAGTAAAAAGGTTTATTTTTCTGGCGAAAGATGATAAATTTAATCATATCTAA
- a CDS encoding CDP-alcohol phosphatidyltransferase family protein — MKKNHKPKFNAKIMHKPFYPFFERVFYRPIASVITPGFASINLSPTFVNFLGFGVGLIGIGLIAYGNLSERILGAGILIISYIFDCVDGQLARGFKKISHFGALLDTSLDSIKESLVFFALAWANFRQVHNDHIFFYLALVIFLQRMFGRTLPRYQLLFNKDVENIKKESLKNLPKFLKIIAFLFSESYRSGTIWIVVFIGVILNQIVIIFYYFIVVLFALFMAILISAYRQRNKW; from the coding sequence ATGAAAAAAAATCATAAACCAAAATTTAATGCTAAAATTATGCACAAGCCCTTTTACCCATTTTTCGAACGGGTTTTTTATCGTCCGATTGCCAGCGTGATCACTCCTGGTTTTGCCAGCATCAATTTATCACCAACTTTTGTTAATTTTTTAGGTTTTGGGGTCGGCCTAATCGGAATCGGCTTGATCGCTTACGGGAATTTATCAGAAAGGATTTTGGGGGCGGGTATTTTAATTATTTCTTATATTTTTGATTGTGTTGACGGCCAGCTTGCCCGAGGCTTTAAAAAAATCAGCCACTTTGGCGCCTTACTTGATACTTCTCTTGACAGCATCAAAGAAAGTTTGGTTTTTTTCGCGCTTGCCTGGGCCAACTTTCGGCAAGTGCATAATGATCATATCTTTTTTTATTTAGCCTTGGTAATTTTTTTGCAAAGAATGTTTGGCAGAACCCTACCCAGATATCAGCTCTTATTTAATAAAGATGTTGAAAATATTAAAAAGGAAAGTCTAAAAAATCTTCCAAAATTTTTAAAAATAATCGCCTTCTTGTTTTCCGAATCGTATCGTTCTGGCACCATTTGGATTGTTGTTTTTATCGGGGTGATTTTGAATCAAATTGTAATTATATTTTATTATTTTATAGTGGTGCTTTTTGCTCTTTTTATGGCTATTTTAATAAGTGCTTATCGGCAAAGGAATAAATGGTAA
- a CDS encoding class I SAM-dependent methyltransferase, which produces MPQAKFLQDIYGLAISRYQLATKYAQNKIILDAGCGAGYGANILAKSGAKKVYGIDIVAESIQYCQSKYLRKNLIFKRADLTNLDFPNNYFDLVSMFETIEHVKNYSKAIDEIYRVLKPGGLLILSTPNKAVYSPGTFKPFYPFHFYEFYLEDLKKMLADFEVQKILGQYVRGRKLLLYSRWNPKRLIRIIYANLPHTIKIWATRTYLRVFSWLYVKKIYQSAKIKLSDVYFSKNTAKTREFVVICQKPKSLNEKKS; this is translated from the coding sequence ATGCCCCAGGCAAAGTTTTTGCAAGATATTTATGGTTTAGCCATTTCTCGTTATCAATTGGCCACCAAATATGCTCAAAATAAAATTATCTTAGACGCTGGTTGCGGAGCAGGTTACGGCGCCAATATTTTAGCTAAGTCTGGCGCTAAAAAAGTTTATGGAATTGACATAGTCGCCGAATCAATCCAGTATTGCCAATCTAAATATCTTCGGAAAAATTTAATTTTTAAAAGAGCCGACTTAACCAATCTTGATTTTCCTAATAATTATTTTGATTTAGTATCTATGTTTGAAACCATTGAGCATGTTAAAAATTACTCTAAGGCCATCGACGAAATTTACCGAGTTCTAAAACCTGGGGGCTTACTGATTCTTTCCACTCCAAATAAAGCGGTTTATTCCCCTGGCACTTTTAAACCTTTTTACCCTTTTCATTTTTATGAATTTTATTTAGAAGATTTAAAAAAAATGCTCGCTGATTTTGAGGTCCAAAAAATTTTAGGCCAATATGTTCGTGGTCGAAAATTGTTACTTTATTCCCGCTGGAACCCGAAAAGATTAATTAGAATTATTTATGCAAATTTACCGCATACCATCAAAATCTGGGCAACCAGAACCTATCTGAGGGTTTTTTCTTGGCTTTATGTGAAAAAAATTTATCAGTCTGCCAAAATAAAATTATCAGATGTTTATTTTTCTAAAAATACTGCCAAAACCCGTGAATTTGTGGTAATTTGTCAAAAGCCAAAAAGCTTAAATGAAAAAAAATCATAA
- a CDS encoding radical SAM protein has protein sequence MKILLINPPPLNGPKVIREGRCEQRLSSFQYVMVPISLPMTAGLLLQNNFEVKIYDFMVEDFDFSGAISASARFKPDLVIINFSTLTYKSDAEFVMRLKKKLPNAHLVAIGVHVTTLPKKVLRETRLDSVVRGEPEITVLKLATALKNKKLLDNIRGLSYKKDGQIINNPARPHFKDLDSLPFAARHLLKNDRYFMPVYNRPYTLLITARGCPNKCTFCTAKQYYGNKFRVRRVEKVIEEIEQIVNHDQIKDITMWADTFTFDKKFVLELCQQIIDKKIKFNWMCNARVNTVDLEMLKAMKKAGCMGVAYGVESGVQKILNNVKKGTTLKQIERAFKLTRKANIDSLAHVIFGLPGETKKTINQTIKFIRKIDPDYVQFYCAIPFPGTEFRKLAVKRGWIKASDWNQYELNRAIINTSELSQKDLAKARKKAMVGFYLRKKFISRQLKKVKSFRDLLNLIQKGSSFLINWG, from the coding sequence TTGAAAATTTTACTTATCAATCCGCCCCCATTAAATGGCCCAAAAGTAATTAGAGAAGGCAGGTGTGAGCAGCGCCTATCCTCATTTCAATATGTGATGGTGCCGATTTCTTTACCTATGACTGCCGGTTTACTTTTACAGAATAATTTTGAAGTTAAAATTTATGATTTTATGGTCGAAGATTTTGATTTTTCCGGTGCGATCTCGGCCTCGGCAAGATTTAAGCCTGATTTGGTGATTATAAATTTTTCAACCTTAACTTATAAATCAGATGCAGAATTTGTGATGCGCTTGAAGAAAAAACTGCCCAATGCTCATCTGGTCGCTATTGGCGTCCATGTCACGACCCTGCCTAAAAAAGTGCTTCGAGAAACCCGATTAGATTCAGTGGTACGGGGCGAACCGGAAATAACGGTTTTAAAACTCGCCACGGCCCTAAAAAATAAAAAATTACTCGATAATATTCGCGGTTTATCTTATAAAAAAGATGGGCAAATTATTAATAATCCGGCGAGGCCGCATTTTAAAGATTTAGACTCTTTACCTTTTGCCGCCCGCCACCTCCTTAAAAACGACCGCTATTTTATGCCAGTTTACAACCGACCCTATACACTGCTAATTACGGCTCGTGGATGCCCCAATAAATGTACTTTTTGTACTGCCAAACAATATTATGGGAATAAATTTAGAGTCCGCCGAGTCGAAAAAGTGATTGAGGAAATTGAGCAAATTGTCAATCACGACCAGATCAAAGATATTACCATGTGGGCTGATACTTTTACTTTTGATAAAAAATTTGTCCTTGAACTTTGCCAACAAATTATTGATAAAAAAATAAAATTTAACTGGATGTGCAATGCCCGAGTCAATACGGTTGATCTGGAAATGCTCAAAGCCATGAAAAAGGCTGGTTGTATGGGCGTGGCATATGGAGTTGAGTCAGGCGTTCAAAAAATATTAAATAATGTCAAAAAGGGCACCACCTTAAAACAGATTGAAAGAGCTTTTAAGCTAACCCGAAAAGCGAATATAGATTCTTTAGCCCATGTTATTTTTGGTCTTCCCGGTGAAACAAAAAAAACCATAAATCAAACCATTAAATTTATTCGCAAAATCGATCCAGATTATGTCCAATTTTATTGTGCCATTCCATTCCCCGGCACTGAGTTTCGCAAGTTAGCCGTCAAAAGGGGGTGGATCAAGGCTTCTGATTGGAACCAGTACGAACTAAACCGAGCGATAATTAATACTTCAGAGTTGTCTCAAAAAGACTTAGCTAAGGCTCGAAAAAAAGCAATGGTTGGTTTTTATTTACGCAAAAAATTTATCTCCCGTCAATTAAAAAAAGTTAAATCATTCCGAGACTTGCTCAATCTTATTCAGAAAGGTTCAAGTTTTTTGATAAATTGGGGTTAA